One window of the Streptomyces sp. ITFR-21 genome contains the following:
- a CDS encoding DUF1304 domain-containing protein yields the protein MNVVANVLVALVAAFHGYVLVLEMFLWQGPRGRALHGLDPAGARTTAPLAANQGLYNGFLAAGLVWGLIAGNPVGFQAKVFFLCCVILAGAYGAATTASRTILYAQFAPAAVALAAVLLAA from the coding sequence GTGAACGTCGTCGCGAACGTACTGGTCGCGCTGGTCGCCGCGTTCCACGGCTACGTGCTGGTCCTGGAGATGTTCCTGTGGCAGGGCCCGCGAGGCCGCGCGCTGCACGGGCTCGACCCGGCGGGGGCCCGCACCACCGCGCCGCTCGCCGCCAACCAGGGCCTGTACAACGGCTTTCTGGCCGCGGGCCTGGTCTGGGGGCTGATCGCCGGGAACCCGGTGGGCTTCCAGGCGAAGGTCTTCTTCCTGTGCTGTGTGATCCTCGCGGGCGCGTACGGCGCCGCCACCACCGCGTCCCGCACCATCCTGTATGCGCAGTTCGCCCCCGCGGCCGTCGCGCTGGCCGCGGTGCTCCTCGCAGCGTGA
- a CDS encoding GNAT family N-acetyltransferase, which yields MEIRTTRYDAPDAVKLNDLVQQEYVRRYGDGDVTPMDAAQFEPPRGLYLLVYDPAGTAVASGGWRAWDSSPEGFADGDAEIKRMFVVPEARGLGLARALLAELETTAAAAGRTRMVLETGLRQPEAIALYTSCGYLSVPKFGFYRHDELSVCMGKELTAGLRA from the coding sequence GTGGAGATCAGAACAACGCGCTATGACGCGCCCGACGCGGTGAAGCTCAACGACCTGGTGCAGCAGGAGTACGTACGGCGCTACGGGGACGGCGACGTCACCCCCATGGACGCGGCGCAATTCGAGCCGCCGCGCGGCCTGTACCTGCTGGTGTACGACCCGGCGGGCACCGCGGTGGCCAGCGGCGGCTGGCGGGCGTGGGACTCCTCGCCGGAGGGCTTCGCGGACGGGGACGCCGAGATCAAGCGGATGTTCGTGGTGCCGGAGGCGCGCGGCCTCGGGCTGGCGCGGGCGCTGCTGGCCGAGCTGGAGACGACCGCGGCGGCGGCCGGCCGGACCCGGATGGTGCTGGAGACCGGGCTCAGGCAGCCCGAGGCGATCGCGCTGTACACGTCCTGCGGGTATCTGTCGGTGCCCAAGTTCGGGTTCTACCGGCACGACGAACTGAGCGTGTGCATGGGGAAGGAGCTGACGGCGGGCCTGCGGGCGTAG
- a CDS encoding DUF1049 domain-containing protein: MSSDKPPGRGSFRELVTAGRIAVLVLTALALIFIFENTRRIRIRLVIPEVTMRLWAALLITFVVGLLCGAYLRFLARRTRR; the protein is encoded by the coding sequence ATGAGTTCCGACAAGCCGCCCGGCCGCGGCTCCTTCCGTGAGCTGGTGACAGCGGGCAGGATCGCCGTCCTGGTGCTCACCGCGCTCGCGCTGATCTTCATCTTCGAGAACACCCGGCGGATCAGGATCCGGCTGGTCATCCCCGAGGTGACGATGCGGCTGTGGGCGGCCCTGCTGATCACCTTCGTCGTCGGCCTGCTGTGCGGGGCGTACCTGCGGTTCCTCGCCCGGCGCACCCGCCGCTGA
- a CDS encoding exodeoxyribonuclease III: MVSFIVTTVNVNGLRAAAKKGFLEWLETTAADVVCLQEVRAEPDQLPVELRDPDGWHAYHAPAAAKGRAGVSVLSRLPPADVRVGFGAPEFDASGRYLEIDLPAAGPGLTVGSLYLPSGEVGTERQDEKFRFMDAFHGHLADLHAKAAADGGHALVCGDWNIAHQEADLRNWRANQKSAGFLPEERAWLGRVLTPWTDVVRHLHPDTAGPYSWWSYRGRAFDNDTGWRIDYQVATPDLARTATRAVVERAATHNLRWSDHAPVTVDYRL, from the coding sequence ATCGTGTCGTTCATCGTTACCACCGTGAATGTCAACGGACTCCGCGCCGCCGCCAAGAAGGGCTTCCTGGAGTGGCTGGAGACCACCGCCGCCGACGTCGTGTGCCTCCAGGAGGTCCGCGCCGAGCCGGACCAGCTCCCGGTGGAGCTGCGCGACCCCGACGGCTGGCACGCCTACCACGCCCCGGCCGCCGCCAAAGGCCGCGCCGGGGTCTCCGTCCTCAGCCGCCTGCCACCCGCCGACGTACGGGTCGGCTTCGGCGCGCCGGAGTTCGACGCGTCCGGCCGCTACCTGGAGATCGACCTGCCCGCGGCGGGTCCCGGCCTCACCGTCGGCAGCCTCTACCTGCCCTCCGGAGAGGTCGGCACCGAGCGGCAGGACGAGAAGTTCCGCTTCATGGACGCCTTCCACGGCCACCTCGCCGACCTGCACGCCAAAGCGGCGGCCGACGGCGGCCACGCCCTGGTCTGCGGCGACTGGAACATCGCCCACCAGGAGGCCGACCTCAGGAACTGGCGCGCCAACCAGAAGTCCGCCGGCTTCCTGCCCGAGGAGCGCGCCTGGCTCGGCCGGGTCCTCACCCCCTGGACCGACGTGGTCCGCCACCTCCACCCGGACACCGCCGGCCCGTACTCCTGGTGGTCCTACCGCGGCCGGGCCTTCGACAACGACACCGGCTGGCGCATCGACTACCAGGTCGCCACCCCCGACCTGGCCCGTACCGCCACCCGTGCCGTGGTCGAACGCGCCGCCACCCACAACCTGCGCTGGTCCGACCACGCCCCGGTGACGGTCGACTACCGACTCTAG
- a CDS encoding SDR family oxidoreductase: MTRQPLRGKVALVAGGTRGGGRGIAVELGAAGATVYVTGRSSAAGRSDLDRPETIEETAARVTAAGGLGIAVRTDHSEPAEVRALVDRVAAEQAGRLDVLVNCVWGGDGLTDWEHPLWEQDLTTGFRLLRRAVDTHVITSRYALPLMVARRGGLVVEVTDGNSARYRGSVFYDLAKSSVIRLAVAQAAELRPHGVAAVAVTPGFLRSEAMLDLLGVTEANWRDGAAQDPDFAYSESPAYLGRAVAALAADPEVLAKSGRALATWSLSAEYGFTDADGSQPDFAAHWARSLVAEHGPLGEPL; encoded by the coding sequence ATGACCCGGCAACCCCTGCGGGGCAAGGTCGCCCTGGTCGCGGGCGGCACCCGTGGCGGCGGTCGCGGAATCGCCGTCGAGCTGGGCGCGGCGGGAGCGACCGTGTACGTGACCGGTCGCAGCAGCGCGGCGGGCCGTTCCGACCTGGACCGGCCGGAGACGATCGAGGAGACCGCGGCGCGCGTCACGGCCGCCGGGGGCCTGGGCATCGCGGTCCGCACCGACCACAGCGAACCGGCGGAGGTACGCGCGCTGGTGGACCGTGTCGCGGCCGAACAGGCCGGCCGGCTGGACGTCCTGGTGAACTGCGTCTGGGGTGGCGACGGCCTCACCGACTGGGAACACCCCTTGTGGGAGCAGGACCTGACGACCGGTTTCCGGTTGCTGCGCCGGGCCGTGGACACCCACGTCATCACCAGCCGGTACGCGCTGCCGCTGATGGTCGCGCGCCGCGGCGGGCTGGTGGTCGAGGTGACCGACGGCAACTCGGCACGGTACCGGGGCTCGGTCTTCTACGACCTCGCCAAGTCGTCGGTGATCCGGCTGGCGGTGGCGCAGGCGGCCGAGCTGCGTCCGCACGGGGTGGCGGCGGTCGCCGTCACCCCGGGGTTCCTGCGGTCCGAGGCGATGCTCGACCTTCTGGGGGTGACGGAGGCGAACTGGCGGGACGGCGCGGCGCAGGACCCCGACTTCGCCTACTCGGAGTCGCCCGCGTACCTGGGCCGCGCGGTCGCGGCGCTCGCCGCGGACCCGGAGGTGCTGGCCAAGTCCGGCCGGGCGCTGGCGACCTGGAGCCTGTCGGCGGAGTACGGCTTCACCGACGCGGACGGCTCGCAGCCGGACTTCGCCGCGCATTGGGCGCGCTCGCTGGTGGCGGAGCACGGCCCGCTGGGCGAACCGCTCTAG
- a CDS encoding thaumatin family protein, translating to MVEVEAMMHKGRRHRRTRRGGALAAAALAVAALCVAVYVVAGQGGGHWTAARDEPAGAAATTAALPGPPAARPSATTPSASPTAKRRPPTAPASASPSPRPKAERTKAAPPPAGTGAGPAPRPGSRVFTFVNHVSRTIWLASGEQTAQPALTTTGWVLKAGQTLSVQVPDKWNGRFWGRTGCSFDASGSGHCETGDCAGRFQCHQYGVIPATLAEFNLNSWNGLDFYDVSLVDGSNLPMYINLVGGTTEDPISAGGCSAAGCTHDVACPAELRIEAGGRTVGCESPCGVFDTDQYCCRAQWAPRDKCLPAQWPVDYAALFKKAEPFAYSYVDDDATSTFTSQGEAGYRITFGLS from the coding sequence GTGGTGGAGGTCGAGGCGATGATGCACAAGGGACGCCGGCACAGGCGGACGAGGCGGGGCGGCGCGCTGGCCGCCGCGGCACTGGCGGTGGCCGCCCTGTGCGTGGCGGTGTACGTGGTGGCCGGGCAGGGCGGCGGCCACTGGACCGCCGCGCGGGACGAACCGGCCGGCGCCGCCGCGACGACCGCCGCGCTCCCCGGGCCGCCGGCGGCCCGGCCGTCCGCCACGACCCCGTCCGCCTCACCCACCGCGAAGAGGAGGCCGCCGACGGCGCCTGCTTCCGCGTCCCCGTCGCCCAGGCCGAAGGCCGAGCGGACCAAGGCCGCGCCGCCGCCCGCCGGCACCGGGGCCGGACCGGCGCCGCGCCCCGGCAGCCGGGTGTTCACCTTCGTCAACCACGTCAGCCGGACCATCTGGCTGGCCTCCGGTGAACAGACCGCGCAGCCCGCGCTCACCACCACCGGCTGGGTGCTGAAGGCCGGGCAGACGCTGAGCGTCCAGGTGCCCGACAAGTGGAACGGGCGCTTCTGGGGCCGTACCGGCTGCAGTTTCGACGCGTCCGGCAGCGGACACTGCGAAACCGGCGACTGCGCGGGCAGGTTCCAGTGCCACCAGTACGGCGTGATCCCCGCGACGCTCGCCGAGTTCAACCTCAACTCCTGGAACGGGCTGGACTTCTACGACGTCAGCCTGGTCGACGGTTCCAACCTGCCCATGTACATCAACCTCGTCGGCGGTACGACCGAGGACCCGATCAGCGCCGGCGGCTGCTCGGCCGCGGGCTGCACCCACGATGTCGCCTGCCCGGCCGAACTCCGGATCGAGGCGGGCGGCCGGACGGTCGGCTGCGAGTCGCCGTGCGGCGTCTTCGACACCGACCAGTACTGCTGCCGGGCCCAGTGGGCGCCGCGCGACAAGTGCCTGCCCGCGCAGTGGCCGGTGGACTACGCGGCGCTGTTCAAGAAGGCCGAGCCGTTCGCGTACTCGTATGTGGACGACGACGCGACCAGTACGTTCACCAGTCAGGGCGAGGCGGGCTACCGGATCACCTTCGGGTTGAGCTGA
- a CDS encoding response regulator transcription factor: MSSAAVSTDPGQAARTRRRILVVDDDPTVAEVVAGYLVRAGFDVERVADGPSAVARAAAARPDLVVLDLMLPGMDGLDVCRRLREGGPLPVVMLTARGDEDDRILGLEVGADDYVTKPFSPRELVLRVESVLRRAGGTPAPGPWLRSGPLALDPAARRALRGVEELPLTIREFDLLAFFLRHPGRVLGREELMRRVWGWEFGDLSTVTVHVRRLREKVEDDPARPRLISTVWGVGYRFDPVDAGGPEAAGPAGRGTGGGGGPGA; encoded by the coding sequence ATGAGCAGCGCAGCCGTTTCCACGGACCCGGGACAGGCCGCGAGGACCCGTCGGCGGATCCTCGTGGTGGACGACGATCCGACCGTCGCCGAGGTCGTCGCGGGGTATCTCGTCCGGGCGGGCTTCGACGTGGAGCGGGTCGCGGACGGGCCCTCGGCGGTGGCGCGGGCGGCGGCGGCACGGCCGGACCTGGTGGTGCTCGACCTGATGCTGCCCGGCATGGACGGCCTCGATGTGTGCCGGCGACTCCGGGAAGGCGGGCCGCTGCCGGTGGTGATGCTCACCGCGCGCGGTGACGAGGACGACCGGATCCTGGGCCTCGAGGTCGGCGCGGACGACTACGTGACCAAGCCGTTCAGCCCGCGCGAGCTGGTGCTGCGGGTGGAGTCGGTGCTGCGGCGGGCGGGCGGCACGCCGGCTCCCGGCCCCTGGCTGCGCTCCGGGCCGCTGGCCCTGGACCCGGCTGCGCGGCGGGCGCTGCGCGGCGTGGAGGAGCTGCCGCTGACCATCAGGGAGTTCGACCTGCTGGCTTTCTTCCTGCGGCACCCGGGCCGGGTGCTGGGCCGGGAGGAGCTGATGCGGCGGGTGTGGGGCTGGGAGTTCGGCGATCTGTCGACGGTGACCGTGCATGTGCGGCGGCTGCGGGAGAAGGTCGAGGACGATCCGGCCAGACCGCGGCTGATCAGCACGGTGTGGGGGGTGGGCTACCGCTTCGACCCGGTGGACGCCGGCGGCCCGGAGGCGGCCGGGCCCGCAGGCCGGGGTACGGGCGGCGGGGGCGGTCCCGGTGCGTAG
- a CDS encoding M14 family zinc carboxypeptidase, with protein sequence MQSHPGICQMGAVGRSRMGRPLLMLTVGRGARNVLVVAGPHANEAAVGGATVLRLAGQIAERHERGEDDGSAWHFLLCIDPDGAALNERWLPGPYTLRGHYEHFFRPCAAEQPEWLPPDGEVASAALPETRALVGVLDRLRPVLQCSLHGIDVGGSFVQLTSDIPGVPERIGKSAAELDIPLESGASDAFQWPSPGPGVYVMPPVSDPAAGDGAHSTWARAQRYDGVTAVVEVPMWACDRSADTTPHPAPDQALRAAGAALRRNLPTVARALHRMDPELGGADGPMLRTVRELVAIGPRLSAEWDPAVRPPDAAPLPAMTTARVTSIEVYAQRVPLRAAAMLRRIAAVPCVTRLVDEWCEAYERAYRPRWVPVADQVEQQARSVIAVYEELPG encoded by the coding sequence GTGCAGAGTCATCCGGGGATCTGCCAAATGGGGGCGGTCGGCAGATCGCGCATGGGCCGTCCGCTGCTGATGCTGACGGTCGGCCGGGGCGCGCGGAACGTCCTGGTGGTGGCCGGCCCGCACGCCAACGAGGCAGCGGTCGGCGGCGCCACCGTACTGCGGCTGGCCGGGCAGATCGCCGAGCGGCACGAACGCGGCGAGGACGACGGCAGCGCGTGGCACTTCCTGCTCTGCATCGACCCGGACGGTGCGGCGCTCAACGAACGGTGGCTGCCCGGGCCCTACACGTTGCGCGGCCACTACGAGCACTTCTTCCGGCCGTGCGCCGCCGAACAGCCGGAGTGGCTGCCGCCCGACGGCGAGGTGGCGTCGGCGGCACTCCCGGAGACCCGGGCGCTGGTCGGTGTGCTGGACCGGTTGCGCCCGGTACTCCAGTGCTCGCTGCACGGCATCGACGTCGGCGGCAGCTTCGTCCAACTCACCAGCGACATCCCCGGAGTTCCGGAGCGGATCGGCAAGTCGGCGGCGGAACTGGACATTCCGCTGGAGAGCGGCGCGTCCGACGCCTTCCAGTGGCCCAGCCCCGGCCCCGGGGTCTACGTGATGCCGCCCGTCTCCGACCCGGCCGCCGGCGACGGCGCGCACTCCACGTGGGCGCGCGCCCAGCGCTACGACGGGGTGACCGCCGTCGTCGAGGTCCCCATGTGGGCCTGCGACCGCAGCGCGGACACCACCCCGCACCCGGCGCCCGACCAGGCGCTGCGCGCGGCCGGCGCGGCCCTGCGCCGGAACCTGCCCACCGTGGCCCGGGCGCTGCACCGGATGGACCCCGAACTCGGCGGCGCGGACGGCCCGATGCTGCGCACGGTCCGCGAACTGGTCGCCATCGGGCCGCGGTTGAGCGCCGAATGGGACCCGGCGGTCCGCCCGCCGGACGCGGCCCCGCTCCCCGCGATGACCACCGCCCGCGTCACCAGCATCGAGGTCTACGCCCAGCGCGTTCCGCTGCGCGCCGCCGCCATGCTGCGCCGTATCGCCGCCGTGCCGTGCGTCACGCGCCTGGTGGACGAGTGGTGCGAGGCGTATGAACGCGCCTACCGTCCCCGCTGGGTGCCCGTCGCCGACCAGGTCGAACAGCAGGCGCGCAGCGTGATCGCGGTCTACGAGGAGCTCCCCGGGTAG
- a CDS encoding phosphatidylinositol-specific phospholipase C domain-containing protein — translation MTGFMTRRRVTLRPRAALRTALLGTLTACLAFAVAGPGGGAASAAGTDSLPLSGATTSGLHNSYDPATFSYLAQALDTGTSMIELDVWDDFFTQEWKVSHSSLTGNGNNCVNASSPADLYTGGANKDLESCLDDVRVWLGAHPGHDPLVIKLELKAGFQASLGMSPAKLDQSISQHLGSLVFKPNDLLDKPGGGQYATLDDAAKAGNWPTRAQLAGKVLLEIIPGTVEEANPTDSLWTDKEYAQYLRDLHTQGRTAQANIFPSVHNAQANDPRTRYSDTTLRPWFVAFDGDASAFLNGSIDTGWYDANHYLLFMTDSQNVAPALDDVNPSPADAAARIALLAKAHATVASNDWKSLPDVQSLVVPRG, via the coding sequence GTGACCGGTTTCATGACCCGTCGTCGAGTTACCCTTCGGCCCCGCGCGGCCCTGCGCACCGCGCTGCTCGGCACCCTGACCGCATGCCTGGCCTTCGCGGTGGCCGGCCCCGGAGGCGGCGCCGCTTCCGCCGCCGGCACCGACTCACTGCCCCTGTCCGGTGCCACCACGTCGGGACTGCACAACAGCTACGACCCGGCGACTTTCAGCTACCTCGCACAGGCGCTCGACACGGGCACCTCGATGATCGAACTGGACGTCTGGGACGACTTCTTCACCCAGGAGTGGAAGGTCAGCCACTCCAGCCTGACCGGCAACGGGAACAACTGCGTCAACGCCTCGTCCCCCGCGGACCTGTACACCGGCGGGGCCAACAAGGACCTGGAGTCCTGCCTGGACGACGTGCGGGTGTGGCTCGGCGCGCACCCGGGCCATGACCCGCTGGTCATCAAGCTGGAGCTGAAGGCAGGCTTCCAGGCCAGCCTCGGGATGAGCCCGGCGAAGCTGGACCAGTCCATCAGCCAGCACCTGGGCAGCCTGGTCTTCAAGCCGAACGACCTGCTGGACAAGCCAGGTGGCGGCCAGTACGCCACGCTGGACGACGCCGCTAAGGCCGGCAACTGGCCGACGCGGGCCCAGCTGGCCGGCAAGGTGCTGCTGGAGATCATCCCCGGCACGGTCGAGGAGGCCAACCCGACCGACTCCCTGTGGACCGACAAGGAGTACGCGCAGTACCTGCGCGACCTGCACACCCAGGGCAGGACCGCGCAGGCGAACATCTTCCCGTCGGTGCACAACGCGCAGGCGAACGACCCGCGTACGCGTTACTCCGACACCACACTGCGGCCCTGGTTCGTGGCGTTCGACGGTGACGCGTCGGCCTTCCTCAACGGGTCGATCGACACCGGCTGGTACGACGCCAACCACTACCTGCTGTTCATGACGGACTCGCAGAACGTGGCTCCCGCTCTCGACGACGTGAACCCGTCGCCCGCCGACGCGGCGGCGCGGATCGCGCTGCTGGCCAAGGCGCACGCCACAGTCGCTTCGAACGACTGGAAGAGCCTGCCGGACGTGCAGTCCCTGGTCGTCCCGCGCGGCTGA
- a CDS encoding TetR/AcrR family transcriptional regulator — protein MADPADPRTLRTRARLRAALLAECELRPLDQVSLSAVARRAGVGRATLYLHYDGLRALAVDACADVVRDGVDALHAWTGTPSPDTPPAPLTGFLTAVDRRADLYRALLPDGGGGPLGTLLHRELRARSLAERLRAGAPQPALAASATAAAFTGLLADWLHGEVAQPPEEFALNVWRVLLAVHRAVR, from the coding sequence CTGGCCGACCCCGCCGACCCCCGGACGCTCCGCACCCGGGCCCGGCTGCGCGCCGCGCTCCTCGCCGAGTGCGAGCTGCGCCCGCTGGACCAGGTCAGTCTCTCGGCGGTGGCCCGCCGTGCCGGAGTCGGCCGGGCCACCCTCTATCTCCACTACGACGGGCTCCGGGCGCTGGCCGTCGACGCCTGCGCCGACGTCGTACGCGACGGCGTGGACGCCCTGCACGCCTGGACCGGTACGCCGTCGCCCGACACGCCGCCCGCGCCGCTCACCGGCTTCCTCACCGCCGTCGACCGCCGCGCGGACCTCTACCGCGCCCTGCTGCCCGACGGGGGCGGCGGCCCGCTCGGCACCCTCCTGCACCGCGAACTGCGCGCCCGCTCCCTGGCCGAGCGGCTCAGGGCCGGCGCTCCGCAGCCCGCACTGGCCGCCTCCGCGACGGCCGCCGCCTTCACCGGACTGCTCGCCGACTGGCTGCACGGCGAAGTCGCCCAGCCCCCGGAGGAGTTCGCGCTGAACGTGTGGCGGGTGCTGCTGGCCGTGCACCGGGCGGTGCGCTGA